The Bos indicus x Bos taurus breed Angus x Brahman F1 hybrid chromosome 15, Bos_hybrid_MaternalHap_v2.0, whole genome shotgun sequence genome includes a window with the following:
- the KCNJ11 gene encoding ATP-sensitive inward rectifier potassium channel 11, translated as MLSRKGIIPEEYVLTRLAEDPAEPRYRARERKARFVSKNGNCNVAHKNIREQGRFLQDVFTTLVDLKWPYTLLIFTMSFLCSWLLFAMVWWLIAFAHGDLAPGEGAAVPCVTSIHSFSSAFLFSIEVQVTIGFGGRMVTEECPLAILILIVQNIVGLMINAIMLGCIFMKTAQAHRRAETLIFSKHAVIALRHGRLCFMLRVGDLRKSMIISATIHMQVVRKTTSPEGEVVPLHQVDIPMENGVGGNSIFLVAPLIIYHVIDANSPLYDLAPCDLHHHQDLEIIVILEGVVETTGITTQARTSYLADEILWGQRFVPIVAEEDGRYSVDYSKFGNTIKVPTPLCTARQLEEDPSLLDVLTLVRGPLRKRTVAVAKAKPKFSISPDSLS; from the coding sequence ATGCTGTCCCGCAAGGGCATCATCCCCGAGGAGTATGTGCTCACGCGACTAGCAGAGGACCCCGCAGAGCCCCGGTACCGTGCCCGTGAGCGGAAAGCCCGCTTCGTGTCCAAGAACGGCAACTGCAACGTGGCCCACAAGAACATCCGGGAGCAAGGCCGCTTCCTACAGGACGTGTTCACCACGCTGGTGGATCTCAAGTGGCCATACACGCTGCTCATCTTCACCATGTCCTTCCTGTGCAGCTGGCTGCTCTTTGCCATGGTCTGGTGGCTCATCGCCTTCGCCCACGGTGACCTGGCCCCTGGCGAGGGTGCCGCTGTGCCCTGCGTCACCAGCATCCACTCCTTTTCGTCTgccttccttttctccattgaggTCCAGGTGACCATTGGTTTCGGCGGGCGCATGGTGACCGAGGAGTGCCCTCTGGCCATCCTGATCCTCATTGTGCAGAACATCGTGGGGCTCATGATCAACGCCATCATGCTGGGCTGCATCTTCATGAAGACGGCTCAGGCCCACCGGCGGGCCGAGACCCTCATCTTCAGCAAGCATGCGGTCATCGCCCTGCGCCACGGCCGCCTCTGCTTCATGCTGCGCGTGGGCGACCTCCGGAAGAGCATGATCATCAGTGCCACCATCCACATGCAGGTGGTGCGCAAGACCACCAGCCCTGAGGGTGAGGTGGTCCCCCTCCACCAGGTGGACATCCCCATGGAGAATGGTGTGGGTGGCAATAGCATCTTCCTGGTGGCTCCGCTCATCATCTACCACGTCATTGACGCCAACAGCCCGCTCTATGACCTGGCGCCCTGCGACCTGCACCACCATCAGGACCTTGAGATCATCGTCATCCTGGAAGGTGTGGTGGAAACCACGGGCATCACCACCCAGGCCCGCACCTCCTACCTGGCCGACGAGATCTTGTGGGGCCAGCGCTTTGTACCCATTGTGGCCGAGGAGGATGGCCGCTACTCTGTGGACTACTCCAAGTTTGGCAACACTATCAAAGTGCCCACGCCACTCTGCACAGCCCGCCAGCTTGAGGAGGACCCCAGCCTGCTGGATGTCCTGACCCTCGTCCGCGGGCCCTTGCGCAAGCGCACCGTGGCTGTGGCCAAGGCCAAGCCCAAGTTCAGCATCTCTCCAGACTCCCTGTCCTGA